In Alteromonas naphthalenivorans, one DNA window encodes the following:
- a CDS encoding PQQ-dependent methanol/ethanol family dehydrogenase, whose translation MNKQLPLKRIALALLVCAGAISPVQANVTDKDIQNDQATTDDIVSYGMGLRAQRYSPLSAINKDTIEEIRPVWAFSLGGEKQRGQESQPMVKDGVMYVTGSYSRVWAINAMTGEELWQYEARLPDGIMPCCDVINRGVALYDNLVIFGTLDAKLVALDKDTGKTVWKKKVEDYKAGYSITAAPIIIDGMVITGNSGGEFGVVGKVYAFDAKTGKQIWVRPTVEGHMGYMWKDGEKTENGISGGGAGKTWPADLWKTGGAATWLGGTYDADTGLLFFGTGNPSPWNSHLRPGDNYFSSSRLAINPKTGKIVWHFQTTPHDGWDFDGVNELISFDYEEAGKTVKAAATADRNGFFYVLNREDGDFIRGFPFVDKLTWAKGLDENGRPLYIDETRPGNPSLSDDGKKGAQVVARPAFLGGKNWMPMAYSPDTGLFYVPSNEWEMDIWNETTSYKKGAAYLGAGFTIKSVNEDFIGVLRAIDPKTGKEVWRYNNYAPLWGGVMTTGGGLVWTGNPEGYLMAFDDKTGKMVYKFQTGSGIVGSPVTWEMEGEQYVSVLSGWGGAVPLWGGEVAKRVKHLNQGGTVWTFKLPKRYEQVAKN comes from the coding sequence ATGAATAAACAACTACCACTAAAAAGAATTGCCTTAGCTTTATTGGTTTGTGCGGGGGCAATTTCCCCCGTTCAAGCTAACGTGACCGACAAAGATATACAAAACGACCAAGCCACTACTGACGATATCGTATCGTATGGCATGGGATTACGCGCGCAGCGCTATAGCCCACTATCTGCAATTAACAAAGACACCATTGAAGAAATTCGCCCAGTTTGGGCATTTTCGCTTGGTGGCGAAAAACAGCGGGGCCAAGAGTCTCAGCCTATGGTAAAAGATGGCGTTATGTATGTGACGGGTTCTTACTCTCGCGTATGGGCCATTAATGCGATGACTGGCGAAGAACTCTGGCAGTACGAAGCTCGTTTGCCCGATGGTATTATGCCTTGTTGTGATGTGATTAATCGCGGCGTAGCCTTGTACGATAATTTGGTCATATTCGGCACCCTTGATGCCAAACTGGTAGCCCTTGATAAAGATACGGGCAAAACCGTATGGAAGAAAAAAGTAGAAGACTACAAGGCTGGTTACTCCATTACTGCCGCGCCTATTATTATTGATGGTATGGTGATAACGGGTAACTCGGGTGGTGAATTTGGTGTAGTAGGAAAGGTATACGCCTTTGATGCTAAAACTGGCAAACAGATTTGGGTTAGACCTACTGTTGAAGGCCACATGGGTTATATGTGGAAAGACGGTGAAAAAACCGAGAATGGTATTTCTGGCGGCGGGGCGGGTAAAACTTGGCCTGCAGATTTATGGAAAACTGGCGGTGCTGCAACCTGGCTAGGCGGCACTTATGATGCTGATACAGGGCTGTTATTCTTTGGTACAGGTAACCCATCACCTTGGAACTCTCACCTTCGCCCTGGCGATAACTACTTCTCTTCATCTCGTTTAGCGATTAACCCTAAAACGGGAAAAATTGTATGGCACTTTCAAACTACGCCACACGATGGCTGGGATTTCGATGGTGTAAACGAGCTTATATCGTTTGATTATGAAGAGGCAGGTAAAACGGTGAAGGCCGCTGCCACTGCAGATAGAAACGGCTTCTTTTATGTATTGAACCGTGAAGATGGTGATTTCATTCGAGGCTTCCCGTTTGTAGATAAGCTAACGTGGGCCAAAGGCCTAGATGAGAATGGCCGCCCACTTTACATTGACGAAACGCGTCCTGGTAATCCGTCACTTTCAGACGATGGTAAAAAAGGCGCACAGGTTGTCGCTCGTCCTGCTTTCTTAGGTGGAAAAAACTGGATGCCTATGGCGTATTCACCTGATACGGGTTTGTTCTATGTACCTTCCAACGAATGGGAAATGGATATTTGGAACGAAACCACCTCATATAAAAAGGGCGCTGCTTACTTAGGTGCTGGCTTTACTATCAAATCTGTCAATGAAGACTTTATAGGTGTACTTCGCGCCATTGACCCTAAAACCGGTAAAGAAGTATGGCGTTATAACAACTATGCGCCACTATGGGGTGGGGTAATGACTACAGGCGGCGGTCTAGTATGGACAGGCAACCCAGAAGGTTACCTAATGGCCTTTGACGATAAAACCGGAAAGATGGTTTATAAGTTCCAAACCGGCTCAGGCATTGTAGGGTCGCCAGTAACTTGGGAGATGGAAGGCGAGCAATATGTGTCTGTGTTGTCTGGCTGGGGCGGTGCAGTGCCTTTATGGGGCGGCGAAGTTGCTAAGCGGGTTAAGCACCTAAACCAAGGTGGTACGGTGTGGACGTTTAAATTACCAAAGCGTTATGAACAAGTGGCTAAGAACTAA
- a CDS encoding substrate-binding periplasmic protein, whose protein sequence is MTCLRTFYFIPFILLSFLSLNVLSTSVFARSFDDIIESKKINIAVYNDYPPYSYMEAGSAKGIDVDIAKEIAAKFNVELVLTWMTPGETTEDDFRNFLWKGHIIHKVKADLMMRAPYDRSFSQKRDDIGLLANELVHMFAPYQQESWQIIHNTEQLPEVETMAMFQYHTIGAEIDSIPHFYLTSAFGGRLRDNTSQYASNELAIDAMKKGDVDAVMGLRTQISYLSQFLDNTKFKLASNAFPLIGKQKWDLGIAAHNDYRTLAYEVGDVITEMVLTEKMAHIFSQYHAAYEMPDYYAVE, encoded by the coding sequence GTGACTTGTTTGCGAACCTTTTATTTTATTCCTTTCATACTTTTAAGTTTTTTAAGCTTGAATGTATTAAGCACCAGTGTTTTTGCTCGGTCTTTTGATGACATTATCGAAAGTAAGAAGATTAATATCGCGGTTTATAATGACTACCCACCTTACTCATACATGGAAGCGGGTTCAGCGAAAGGAATAGATGTTGATATAGCTAAAGAAATTGCTGCTAAATTCAATGTGGAATTAGTGTTAACTTGGATGACCCCCGGGGAAACAACGGAAGACGATTTTCGTAATTTTTTATGGAAGGGGCACATTATTCACAAAGTAAAAGCTGACTTAATGATGCGTGCTCCCTACGACCGTTCTTTTTCCCAAAAACGTGATGATATTGGCTTATTAGCGAATGAGTTAGTTCATATGTTCGCACCGTATCAACAAGAAAGCTGGCAGATAATTCACAACACAGAACAGTTGCCAGAGGTAGAGACCATGGCAATGTTTCAATACCATACCATTGGTGCTGAAATAGACAGTATTCCTCATTTTTACCTCACCTCGGCCTTTGGCGGAAGGTTACGAGATAACACCTCTCAGTATGCTAGCAATGAACTTGCCATCGATGCCATGAAAAAAGGTGATGTTGATGCGGTAATGGGCCTTCGAACACAAATTAGCTATTTGTCTCAGTTTCTTGATAACACAAAATTCAAACTCGCTAGCAACGCGTTTCCTCTTATAGGAAAACAGAAGTGGGATTTAGGTATAGCCGCGCACAACGACTACCGAACCCTAGCGTATGAAGTTGGCGATGTAATTACCGAGATGGTACTGACCGAAAAAATGGCGCACATTTTTAGTCAGTATCATGCCGCCTATGAAATGCCAGATTATTATGCTGTTGAGTAA
- a CDS encoding leucyl aminopeptidase, translated as MTNVTLAPHRNLHEVVADCVIWLCSPTDIQPTIENMPHSTQAFIQQIFNDEEFVGSQGQKVLLHRPVETAAKRWLIWGAGNLEENISLSFDHPSASHGTRKLFVDMFKYALSLKAATITLVLPWGTTYSAISHTTSLTMHSASKQRELGISLVRQLLRAIHFCCYQFKGYKSSPHLLSNVMPSLNIQVSSTDVAANLVLDKALNEASVEALNGDSALASDNTSDALLACVNYEAALANGMGLARDLSHMPANLCTPVYLADQATILADAYSKITTEIIDQDTLESLGMNAYLAVNRASAFPASMPVIRYSGNGATQSNDAKNTKPVVLIGKGVTFDSGGITLKRGGDMHHMIYDMAGAACVLGVIKAVAELGLNINIIGILATAENSIGGNAYRPGDIITTHSKQTVEVISTDAEGRMLMCDALSYSERFAPHSVIDIATLTGAAITALGYQCSSVMSNSRPLEQALIKAGEHAQDPIWPFPLWPEYQDAIASSHADMTNAGKNSPGMITAGCFLSRFAKNFSWAHMDVAGTAFKYGTANSATGRPIPLLVAYLQRLATVQKSS; from the coding sequence ATGACAAACGTAACATTAGCACCTCACCGCAACTTACACGAAGTAGTCGCCGATTGCGTAATATGGCTTTGCTCACCCACCGATATACAACCCACCATTGAAAACATGCCACATAGCACTCAAGCATTTATTCAGCAGATATTTAATGATGAAGAATTTGTAGGCTCGCAAGGCCAAAAGGTGTTACTTCACCGGCCTGTAGAGACCGCGGCAAAACGATGGCTTATATGGGGAGCGGGTAATTTAGAAGAGAATATCAGCCTTAGTTTTGATCATCCTTCAGCTTCTCACGGCACACGTAAGCTATTTGTTGATATGTTTAAGTACGCGCTTTCGTTAAAGGCGGCAACAATCACTTTGGTACTGCCTTGGGGAACGACTTACAGTGCTATCAGCCACACTACTTCCCTCACTATGCACAGCGCAAGCAAACAGAGAGAGCTAGGTATATCGCTGGTTCGCCAGTTATTGCGAGCTATTCATTTTTGTTGCTATCAATTTAAAGGATATAAATCTTCCCCTCACTTGTTATCTAACGTAATGCCTAGCTTAAACATACAAGTATCGTCAACAGACGTGGCAGCTAACCTAGTTTTAGATAAGGCGTTAAATGAAGCTTCAGTCGAAGCACTTAATGGAGACTCTGCGCTAGCATCGGACAATACCTCAGATGCACTACTGGCCTGCGTTAATTATGAGGCCGCACTAGCAAATGGTATGGGCTTAGCGCGAGATTTGTCTCACATGCCAGCGAATTTATGTACCCCAGTTTATTTGGCCGACCAGGCGACAATACTCGCGGATGCGTATTCTAAAATTACTACCGAGATTATCGATCAAGATACATTGGAATCGCTAGGTATGAATGCCTATTTGGCAGTAAATCGCGCATCGGCATTTCCTGCTTCTATGCCGGTGATTCGTTATTCAGGAAATGGCGCTACGCAAAGCAATGACGCCAAAAATACCAAGCCGGTAGTCTTAATAGGGAAAGGTGTAACATTTGATTCGGGCGGCATCACCTTAAAAAGAGGAGGAGATATGCACCACATGATTTACGACATGGCAGGTGCAGCGTGCGTACTTGGAGTAATAAAAGCGGTTGCAGAACTCGGCTTAAACATTAACATTATTGGAATATTGGCTACCGCTGAAAACAGTATTGGCGGTAATGCATACCGGCCCGGCGATATTATTACTACCCACTCAAAACAAACCGTTGAAGTGATAAGCACAGATGCTGAAGGGCGCATGCTAATGTGCGATGCACTAAGTTACAGTGAGCGTTTCGCCCCCCACTCAGTCATAGATATAGCAACGCTAACCGGCGCTGCTATTACTGCTTTGGGGTACCAATGCAGCAGTGTAATGAGTAATTCCCGCCCACTAGAACAAGCACTAATTAAGGCTGGTGAACACGCCCAAGATCCAATTTGGCCATTTCCATTATGGCCCGAATATCAAGACGCTATAGCCTCTTCTCATGCCGATATGACAAACGCAGGGAAAAACTCACCAGGTATGATTACCGCAGGCTGCTTTTTGTCCCGCTTCGCTAAAAATTTTTCTTGGGCTCATATGGATGTGGCTGGTACCGCATTTAAATATGGTACTGCCAATTCGGCTACCGGCCGCCCTATTCCCTTACTGGTGGCCTATTTGCAACGCCTAGCCACTGTCCAAAAATCATCATGA
- a CDS encoding PQQ-dependent catabolism-associated beta-propeller protein, with translation MRTQFVVTSIWLLSLWATSLSVSAMPQAYVTNEKDNTLSVIDMNTFEVTDTLDIGERPRGFILSADQAHAYICASDSDRIQIIDLDTHTIVGDLPSGEDPETIALHPNGTTIYTANEDDALLTVIDIPTSQVIAQIDVGVEPEGLAVSHDGRMMVVTSETTNMVHWIDTNTHENIANSLVDARPRDAHFTADDKYLWVSSELGGTVTIFDTQTKQKAHTLSFAVKGVYRDKIQPVGILLMKDSPYAFVALGPANRVAVVNTSTFEIEKYIVVGRRVWQLAFNQDQSLLLTTNGVSGDVSVINTETLDVEKTIKVGRYPWGIAVKWK, from the coding sequence ATGAGAACGCAATTTGTAGTTACTAGTATTTGGTTACTAAGTTTGTGGGCTACTAGCCTAAGTGTAAGTGCTATGCCACAGGCATATGTAACCAATGAAAAAGACAATACCCTATCAGTCATTGATATGAATACGTTTGAAGTCACCGACACATTAGACATTGGTGAGCGACCAAGGGGCTTTATACTAAGCGCTGACCAAGCCCATGCTTACATTTGCGCCTCGGATTCCGATCGCATTCAAATTATCGATTTAGACACCCATACTATTGTCGGTGATTTACCGTCAGGTGAAGATCCTGAAACCATAGCCCTGCACCCAAATGGCACTACTATTTACACCGCCAATGAAGATGATGCTCTGCTCACCGTTATTGATATTCCCACCAGCCAGGTAATTGCACAAATAGATGTAGGGGTTGAACCTGAAGGGTTAGCGGTAAGCCATGACGGCCGCATGATGGTGGTTACTTCAGAAACAACAAACATGGTGCACTGGATAGACACCAACACCCACGAGAACATTGCTAACAGCTTAGTAGATGCTCGCCCGCGAGACGCTCACTTTACTGCTGACGATAAGTACCTTTGGGTAAGCTCTGAACTTGGCGGCACAGTCACCATATTTGATACTCAAACCAAACAAAAAGCGCATACCTTATCTTTTGCAGTTAAAGGCGTGTACCGCGACAAAATACAACCCGTTGGTATATTGCTGATGAAAGACTCCCCTTACGCGTTTGTCGCCCTAGGCCCCGCAAATCGCGTTGCTGTGGTAAACACTAGTACGTTTGAAATAGAGAAATACATAGTTGTAGGACGGCGCGTGTGGCAATTAGCCTTTAACCAAGACCAGTCACTATTACTCACCACAAACGGGGTAAGCGGCGACGTGTCGGTTATTAATACTGAAACTCTCGATGTTGAAAAAACGATTAAGGTGGGACGTTACCCATGGGGAATTGCCGTTAAATGGAAATAG
- a CDS encoding ATP-binding cassette domain-containing protein, with protein MEIDIQGVTHTYGKVAALDEISLTLKPGFNILLGPNGAGKSSLFGLLTGLQRIGQGNILFNGKPITKNRASIMKNLGVVFQQSTLDIDLTVKQNLAYFASLHGLAPDKSISRITDLLTKLDLSDRLNTKIRYLNGGHRRRVELARCLIHQPSTLLLDEPTVGLDIASRRLIHSVVHDLAVKQGVTVLWATHLFEEVSPTDPLAILLNGQLVERDICSALLTKHQVSDIHQLWDVLTRAN; from the coding sequence ATGGAAATAGATATCCAAGGGGTTACCCACACTTACGGCAAAGTAGCAGCCCTTGATGAAATTTCACTGACCCTTAAACCGGGCTTTAATATTTTACTTGGCCCTAATGGCGCAGGTAAAAGTAGCCTATTTGGGTTGCTCACAGGGTTACAACGAATTGGCCAAGGAAATATTTTATTTAATGGCAAGCCGATAACAAAAAACCGCGCTTCGATTATGAAAAATCTCGGCGTGGTGTTTCAGCAAAGTACGCTAGATATCGACCTTACCGTAAAGCAAAACTTAGCCTATTTTGCCTCGCTTCACGGACTCGCCCCAGACAAATCAATTTCACGTATTACTGATTTATTGACGAAACTTGATCTTAGCGACCGCCTGAACACTAAAATCCGTTATTTAAATGGTGGCCACCGCCGTCGTGTTGAGCTGGCAAGATGCCTTATTCACCAACCTAGTACCTTATTACTCGATGAACCCACCGTAGGGTTAGATATTGCTTCTCGGCGGTTAATTCATTCGGTGGTTCATGACTTAGCAGTGAAACAAGGCGTGACTGTGCTGTGGGCTACTCACCTATTTGAAGAAGTATCGCCGACGGATCCCCTCGCCATATTACTAAATGGGCAATTAGTAGAACGAGATATTTGCTCGGCGCTGCTTACTAAACATCAGGTCTCGGATATTCATCAGCTTTGGGATGTATTAACTCGTGCAAACTAA